AAGGCTCGAACGCCACTCCGGAAACATCCACCGTGGCCCCTGAAGCGCCCCCCGCTCCGCCGGCACCGCCGGCCCCCGCAGCCGTGAGGGTGACCAGGGATTCCGTAAGCCGTCTCGGCGGAAGCTACACCGTGGGCGAAGACGAAACCGTAACGGGTGACGCCCGCGTCGTAGGCGGCGAGCTCACCGTGGATGGGATCGTCCGCGGCGATGCTTCGGCGATCGGCGGATCCGTCAGGATCAACGGCGAAGTCGATGGCGACGCAATCGTCACGGGCGGCTCGATGTACCTCGGTCCGGACGCGGTGGTGCGCGGCAAGGTCTCCGTCACCGGGGGCAGCCTGAACCGCGAGGAAGGCTCGCAGATCGGCGGCAGCGTTCGCGTCACCGGCGGCTCAAACGCCGGCGGAGTGCCGGGACCGCGCGGACACCTTCACCCGTTCGAGTCCGACGGTGCCCTTTTCAACGGCCCCTTCCCGCTTCACCTGGCCCTCATGCTTCTCGTCGTGGGCGCATTGTTGTTGACGGCATGCCCCAAGCGGATCGACACCATCGGCCGGGCGTTCATCAACCAACCGATGTACAGCCTGCTCGTAGGCCTGGCGAGCATCCCGCTCGCGATCGTCCTGTTCTTCGTGTCCATCATCACCATCGTTGGACCGGTCCTGGTCACGTTCGCGATGATCGCGGCGTTCATCATGGGAATGGTGGCGATCTCCGTGATGCTGGGCCGGCGGATCGCATTGGGCAAGACCTACAGGAGCCGCCTCTTCCCGCTGATCGTCGGACTGGGAGTCTGGCTGCTCGCCAGCGCCGTCAGCCAATCCATCGGCCCCGCCTTGGCCGTGATGAGCATCGCTACTGCCGTGGCGACCATGATGGCCCTCGGCGCCGCCATCGGAACCGGCTGGGGCAAAACACCGGGCTGGCTGAAGAACCGCATGGAAGGCAACCGCGGCGGCACCCCCTGGGTGGACCCGAACTACACCTACGCCGGAACCCAGGACGCCTACAAAGACATTGCCTGAACCAAAGTAGAACGGGCGTCCCGCCCGTTTCAGACGGCAAGGGCAATCGGCACTCTGGCTAAACGAAGTGGGAGGTTGGAAGTTGGACTAAGCAAATCCAACTTCCAACCTCCCACTTCTCACTTCCAGCTTTGGTGGGCGCGAGAGGACTCGAACCTCCATGCCTTGCGGCACCAGCTCCTAAGGCTGGCGTGTCTGCCATTCCACCACGCACCCGTTCCCCTCTCGATTATACCAAACCGGCGGCGCAACGGGGAAATGGACCCCCCATCCGCATCCCGATCCTGCCCTACGCCGTCGCGCGCCGCCGCCCGAACCGGCCGGCGATCTTGTCGAACATGAACTTCGCCTCATCGACCTTCATGACCCACAGCATCACGGCATAAATCGCCAGGCCGACAGCCGCGCAGATGGTGACGATGGCGATGGTCGGCCCCGTGGTCATCACCGTGGTGGTGTCCGGCCTGTTCGGCGTCAGCAAGTGCGTCAGCAAAAGCCTGAGGCCGTACGCCGGCGCCGCCATGACGGCGGAGGCGAAAGTCACCTTGAGCAGGGAACTCACAATCAACATCCCGTTCATCCCGCCCAGCCGCTTCTGCAGTCGCCAGAAAAGCGCCAGCGCGAACACGGCCGCTGCCACCGTGGTCGATGCGGCCAGCCCGCGGTCCTGAAACCGCTGTACCACCGCGAGATTCATCAATACGAAAAGGAACGTCACAACTGTGCCGGTGCTCATCGGCGTCCACGTGTCCTGCAAGGCATAGAAGCCCCGTGACAGGACCGTTGTTGCGCTCCACGCGGCGATTCCCACGCTGTAACACACCAGCACGCCCGCGGTCCACTGCGTGTCCGCCGCCACGAATTTCCCGTGCTGGTAGATGATCCGGACGATCGGCTCCGCCAGGACGATCATCAGCGCGCTGGCTGGAACCGTCATTGCGGTGATGGCGCGGACGCTCATGTTGATGCTTCGCTTCAGGCCGACCATATCCTTCCGCGCGGCCTGCCCGGCGATGAACGGGAAGATCGCTATCGCCGCCGCCTGCGCCAGGATGCCCAGCGGTAACTGCATCAACCGGTTCGCGTAATCGAGGCTGGCCACGCTGCCATCCTGCAGGTAGGTCGCGAAGAACTTGTTGACCTGCATATCCAGTTGCGGCAGGCTCAAGGTAAAGATGATCGGTACCATCAGCCGCATGAAGGTGTGAACGCCGGGGTCCTTCCAGTCGATAATCGGGCGATAATGCCCGCCGATCCGCCGGACGCCGCTCACCTGAACCGCGATGTTACCCACAAATGCCCCCACGAGCGCGCCCCACGAGAAGCCCGCCGGCCCGAGGCCGTTCGGCCAGCCCATCGCCCGCGTCAGCGGATTGCCGCCGGCCAGCGCCAGCCCGAACGCGATAATGAACGCGTTGTACACCATGCTGCCCAGCGCCGGGCGCGCGAAATGCTTGTGAGCGTACTGGACGGAGATCAGGATCGAGCCAACGAAGAAACATACCTGCGCCGGCAGGACGATGCGCGTGAGCCGCGCCGTCTCCAGCAATTTGTCGGTCTGGTGATGCTTCACCCACCCCTGATTCACCAGAGCCGTGAGCGGGTGGATGAAAATCTCCCCCAATATCACAAACGCCGTGATCGCGAGGAAAACGATGGTGACCGCGTTGCTGAAGAAGTACCAGGCGCGCTTCCGATCGTCCTGTTCAAGATATTCGGTAAATACTGGAACAAATACGGACGCCAGGGCCCCGCTTGATAACAGAATGAACAGGAGATCCGGGACCATGAACGCCTGCTTGTACACGTCGGCCCACGCGCCCTGACCCAGTTGCGCGGCAACCGCGATCTCGCGGCCCATGCCGAGGACGCGGCTGATGAGGGCGGCGACGATCATCAGGGCGCCCGCCCCGGCGACACCCTGGGTGGTCCGTGTAGGGCGGTGTTGATGGGTGGCGACGGCCTCGCCCTCGCTGAATGAGGGGTCCGGTTCGCCTTCGAAGCCTTCGCCACTTGATGGGAGGTCCACTTTGTGCTATAATCTCCGTGTTTTGCGGACCGCGATCCGGCCGCCGTTCCTGATTCTAGCATGATGCTGGAAACAGTTGGGCCGGCGGGTTCCGCATCTTGTTTTTCGGGTCCGAAATTGGGCCGGCCACGCAGGCCGGATTCGGCCCGTACGGGCCGGTAAAGGAAGCTAGAGACACTTATGCCGAATATCAAATCCTCGAAGAAGGACGTAATCCGCTCCCGCGAGCGCCAATTGCGCAACAAATCCGCCAAGAGCGCCATTAAGACGGCGGTCAAGAAGAGCCGCGCCGCCATCGCCGGTGACGACCTCGCCGTCGCCGTGCAGAAAGTACACGACGCCCAGGCGCTGATCAGCAAGACCGCCAGCCGCGGCATCATCCATAAGAACGCGGCCGCGCGCCGCACGTCACGCCTGATGAAGCGCCTCGCCGCAACCCAGAAGGCAGCAGCCTAGCCGATACGGCCGGCAGCACGGTAGGTCCGGCGTCTCTGCCGGACAATTCGTACGGCCGGCAGCCTGCCGGTTCACAGTGGCGCCGGCCTCCGTGCCGGCGATTCCCGGTAGGTCTGGCGTCCCGCCGGATGCCTTCCGCGAAACCCTGAATTGCGAAAAGCCTCCGCACCCGCGGGGGCTTTTCCTCGTCTTCGCCAAGGCGCCGGCCTCCCGCCGGCTTCGCCCCACGTTTGGGCCCCTCGCCCGCAGTCGGCTTCAGCCGACATTGTGGCAGGCAGCCGCCGACTTCAGTCGGCGGGCAACGCCGACCTGCCGCTCTTCCAGCCCTTTCAAGGGCTTTGTGGCCGAAGGCCCATTGCCGAGGGATTCAGCCCTCGGGGCGTCGCAGTCGGCTTCAGCCGATATTGTGGCAGGCAGCCGCCGACTTCAGTCGGTGGGCAACCCCGACCTGCCGCTCTTACAGCCCTTTCAAGGGCTTTGTGGCCGAAGGCCCATTGCCGAGGGATTCATCCCTCGGGGCGTCGCAGTCGGCTTCAGCCGACATCGTGGCAGGCAGCCGCCGACTTCAGTCGGTGGGCAACGCCGACCTGCCGCTCTCCCAGCCCTTTCAAGGGCTTTGTGGCCGAAGGCCCATTGCCGAGGGATTCATCCCTCAGGGCGTCGCAGTCGGCTTCAGCCGACATTGTGGCAGGCAGCCGCCGACTTCAGTCGGCGGGCCGGCGCCGGCTTGCCGCTCTCCCAGCCCTTTCAAGGGCTTTGTGGCCGAAGGCCCCTTGCAGTACGGCTATCCACTGCGCCTCATTGGCAGCCCCACTCGTCGCGCAGGATGCCGCACACCACCACGTCCCACCACTCTCCCTTGATGAGCGCGTGTTCGCGCAGCAGGCCCTCGCGGCGCATGCCGATCTTCTCCATCACCCGCTCCGAAGCCGCGTTGGCGGAATGGCACTCCGCGAAGATACGGTGCAAACCGAGCCTCCGGAAGCCGAAGCCCACCATCGCGCGCCCCGCCTCGGCGGCGTACCCCTGTCCCCACGCGTCGGCCCGAAGCACATAGCCCAGTTCGCCGCGGTAAGTGCTGCTCGTGCCGCAGCCGTCAACCAGCCCGGTTCCGCCCAGCCGCAAACCCACGCCACCGATCAAGGCGCGGTCGCTGATCCGCACGATCGCGAGATCGTAACTCCTCCGGGGCGCCACAAGGGCCGCGCCGGCGGCCCGCGTCAGAAAATCCTCCGTTTCGGCCGGGGTATTCGGGCCGAACGACGTGTACCGCGTTACTTCCGGGTCCGATCCGTACGTGTGAACGGCCTCGAAATCGGTGTGCTGGAACTCGCGAAGCACCAGCCGTTCGGTGGTCAGATGCATCGCCGCCTCAGCCTCGCTCCGCCGCATACCTCTGGCGCAGGTAATTGATCTGCGCGGCGTGATAGACGTCGTGATGGCCCATGGAGTCGTGGTAGATCGCCGCCAGCGTGTAAGGCCGGTCGCTGATGAGCACCGACGTGGCCTCGTCTTGCTCCAGGTGGCGCAGAGCGGCCAGCAGGCGCTCGTGCTGCGCTTCCAGCCACTGCAATCGGCCCGGCCACGAATCGGTATCCGGCTTCACCGCCTTTTCGTCGCCCCACGCGCCGGTCTCCAGCCCCTCGGCGTAAGTTTCCTTCCACGCGGCCACGTGGAATACGATTCCGCTGATGCTGCCGTCGTCACCGGCCCAGTCGTCGTGCTTCGGCCAATGGGGATGGCGAAAGGCCGCGGCCTCATCCGCACCAATGCCGTCAAGCGCTTCCTTCAGCTCGTCCCACGAGGTAACGTAACCCGTTTCGATTTCAGATGGCATCTTCTTCCCTTTCCGATGTGTTTGTTTGGATTATACTCATTGTGCCCCGGCGCGGACTCACGATTCCCTTCGAAGTCCCGCCGCTCGCGATCAGTTTACATGCCGCTGCGGACTGTGCTATATTGCAATGGTTTAACGGGAGGATATGAGCAAACATATGAACGTCATCCAGGAACTGGAGCGGGAAGAATGCGCCCGCCTGAAAGAAAGCGTGCCGGCATTCGGCGCAGGCGATACCGTAAAGGTTTACTATAAGGTCGTCGAAGGCGGCAAAGAGCGCCTCCAGGCGTTTGAGGGCGTTGTCCTCAAACGGCAGGACTGCTCCGTCCGCACAACCTTCACCGTGCGCAAAATCTCGCACGCCCAGGTGGGTGTGGAGCGGACATTCCCGCTCTACTCACCGAAAATCGACCGCATCGAGGTCCTGCGCCGTGGCCGCGTCCGCCGCGCCCGACTCTTCTACCTGCGCGGCCGCACCGGGCGAGCCGCCCGCATCAAGGAACTGCGTACGCCCCGCTAATGCGTCTCGCACTCCACGCGCCGACAGTTTCCATACGGCAGGGGGGCCGCCAGTGACCGATACTATCTTCGACTGGTTGGCCAACCTGCCGTTCGTCACGGTGCTCTTCATCGCCGTCGTCCTCTACGCGCTCGATACCTACATCAAGCGAAGCGGCAGCATCCCGCCTGTCGTGCGCAAAGGTTTCGGAGAACTCGTTGAATCGCTCCTGTTCGCCTGGGTCGTCGTCTTCCTGATCCTGAAGCCGTTCTTCATGCAGGCCTTCTACATCCCATCCGAAAGCATGGTGCCCACGCTCGAAAAACTCGACCGCCTGCTCGTCGCCAAGGTACCGTTCTGGTATCGCGGGCCGGAGCGCGGCGAAATCCTCGTGTTCAAAGCACCGCAAAACGCGGACCAGGACGGCATCCAGCGCGACTTCATCAAACGATGCATCGGCCTTCCCGGCGAAACCCTGCAGGTCCGCGCGAACAACGTTTTCATCAACGGCACGAAACTCGACGAGCCCTACGTCGCCCAGGACTCCAATACCGACTTCGGACCGCCTGCCAGGCCCAATGTCGATAACTTCGGACCGATCGTCATCCCGGCCGGCCACTATTTCATGATGGGCGACAACCGGCGAAACAGTATGGACAGCCGCTACTGGGGACCGCTGGACCGCAACCGCATCGTCGGCAGGGCATGGGTCCGATTCTGGCCGCTGGGTAAGATCGGGATGATGCGCACGCCTCCCTACACCGTTCCCGAAAAGCCGCAGCCCGCCTTGGGCATCCCCGTAGTGATGCACTGAACGCCGGGTCCGGCGGCGGAAGGATGGAAATGCCACGCGAATCTAAATCGCAGCGTTCCCGGATCACCCTCCCGCCGCCCCACTTCGCTTTTGAGCGGGACGCCCTCTCCAATGGCTTTCGCCGCGTGGCCGGCGTGGATGAGGCCGGTCGCGGTCCGCTGGCGGGCCCCGTGGTGGCCGCGTCGGTCATCCTCCCAGAAGGCTTCGATCTCGACGGCGTGAACGACAGCAAAGCGCTTTCGTCCGCCCGCCGGGAGGCGCTTTACGGCTCCCTCGCAGACAGAGTTCCCTGGGCCGTCGGCATCGCCTCGGTCGAGGAGATCGACCGGCTCAACATCCTCAAAGCCACCCACCTGGCGATGCGCCGCGCTCTGGAAGCGCTGCAGCCACGGCCGGATTTCGCCCTCGTGGACGGCCTCGCCGTCAAAGGGCTCCCCATCCCCCATCTTCCCATCGTAAAGGGCGACTGCCGCTGCCTCAGCATCGCCGCCGCCAGCATCATCGCCAAGGTGACGCGGGACCGCCTGATGCGCGACCTCCACGCCTGTTACCCCGCCTATGGCTTTGACCGACACAAGGGCTACGGCACGCCGGAGCATCTGCGTGCCCTGGAAGAACACGGCCCCTGCCCCGCCCACCGCCGCTCCTTCGCCCCAGTTTCGAGTTTCGAGTTTCGAGTCCCAAGTTCCGAGTTATCAGTTTCGAGTTCCGAGTTCCGGGTTCCGAGTCAACCTTCTCGAAACTCGGAACCCGGAACTCGAAACCCAAGGGCCGCTCTCGGGGCCGAGGGTGAGCGTCGCGCGGCGCTCGCACTGCAGGCCGCCGGCTACGAGGTGCTGGAGCGCAACGCCCGTGTCAGTCACGACGAATTGGACATTATCTGCCGCCACGGCGAAGCCTGGGTGTTCGTGGAGGTGAAAACCCGCAGGGGCGATGGCTACGGAGCCCCCGATGAGGCCGTAACCCAGCGCAAACAGGGTAAGCTCACGCGCGCCGCCCTGGCATGGCTCGAGGCGCACGGCATCGAGGACCCCGAATGGCGTTTCGACGTCGTGACCGTCCGCCTCCAGAACGGCGCACCGCCCAGAATCGAGATAATCGTCAACGCATTCTAACGAGAATGATTCTGCATTCTTCATTCTCCAGTTTTCATTTTTCATTGCCCGGCCCCGTCGCCCGCATCCGGCAGCTGTAGCGCCGGCGCCCCGCCGGCATCCGGCGCGAAGCGGCGGCTCCGCCCTGAATGCCGGATGCCGGATGCTCGATGCTGGATGCTGGCCCCATTTGTCATTTTGCTCCTCGCCTCCGCAACCTGATAGCAACCCCAGCCCGAACAGACGAGACCCAATGCGAATCAACATCAACGACCTGGCGTTTGGAACCTATTACACCGCGCTCGAAGACTACCGCGAACGGGGCTTCACCCGCGAACAGACCGTCCGACTCGCCTTCATCACGTTGCTGGAAACCCTCTCCCGCAAGGCCGGCTGGACCCTCGCGCTCGAACACCGCCTTGCCAACGGCAAGATCCCGGACGGAACCCTGTTCGACGAGTTCCGCATCCCACGCGGTTACTGGGAGGCCAAGGACGAAGACGACGATCTTGAAACAGAGATTGCCCGCAAGATCGCGCTCAAGTACCCTACCACTAACATCGTTTTCGAGGATTCCCGCCGCGCCGTGCTTTACCAGAACGGCAAGCGCGTCATGGAAGCGGACCTGTCGCAGAAGCACGAACTCGCCGCTGCCCTTACCCTGTTCTTCACGTGGACCGAAGCGGACATCGAGAACTTCGAAACCGCCGTCGTGGAGTTCAAGGACCGCATCCCGGACCTCGCCCAGGGACTGATGAAGCAGATCGAGGCGGAGCGCGCGGGCGGCAACAAGCAGTTCACGCGCGCCTTCGGGGAGTTTCACGACCTCTGCCGCAGCGCCCTCAACCCCACCATCACCGCCGGGGCTATCGAGGAGATGCTCGTCCAGCACCTCCTCACGGAACGCCTCTTTCGCACGGTGTTCCAGAACCCGGACTTCACGCGCCGAAACGTCATTGCCTCCGAGATCGAGCGCGTCATCGGCGCGCTCACCAGCCGCAGCTTCAACCGGCAGGACTTCCTCGGCAAACTGGACTACTTCTACGTCGCCATCGAGGAGGCCGCGCGCGGACTGGAGGGCTTCGGCGACAAGCAGGGGTTCCTCAATACCGTCTACGAACGCTTCTTCCAGGGCTTTTCGGTCAAACAGGCCGATACCCACGGTATCGTCTACACGCCTCAGGAAATCGTGGATTTTATGTGTGCCAGCGTGGACGAAGTGCTGAAAGAGGAGTTCGGAAAGAGCCTGTCCGACGAGGGTGTCGTCATCCTCGATCCCTGCGTCGGCACCGGCAACTTCATCGTCAACATCCTCAACCGCATCCACGGTCCGGACCTGGCCCGCAAGTACCGCGACGAGTTGTTCTGCAACGAGATAATGCTCCTGCCGTACTACATCGCCAGCCTCAACATCGAACATGCCTACTACGAGCGCACCGGCGAATACGCGCCGTTCGAGGGAATCTGCTTCACCGATACGTTGGACCTTGGCAAGACCCAGCCCACACTGGACTTCTCCGCCGCCAACTCGGCGCGCGTTCTGCGCCAGGAACAGGCCCGGGTGATCGTCCTCATAGGCAACCCGCCCTACAACGTGGGCCAGCAGAACGAGAACGACAACAACAAGAACCGCAAGTACCCCGGAATCGAGGCGCGCATTCGCGAGACCTACGTGAAGGAATCGCACGCCACTAACACGCGCGCGCTCGGCGACCCCTATGTGAAGTTCTTCCGCTGGGCCAAGGACCGGTTGCAGGGGCGCGACGGCGTGGTTTGCTTCGTGAGCAACAACTCCTTCGCCGACGAGATCGCATTTGACGGCATGCGCGCCCACATGGAGCGCGACTTCACCAGCATCTGGCACGTAGACTTGCACGGCAACGTGCGCAAGAACCCGAAGATCAGCGGTACGAGCCACAACGTCTTCGGCATCCAGGTCGGCGTCGGCATCACCGTCGCGGTGAAGAACAGCGCGGCGGAGGGGATGCGCATCCGCTACCACCGCGTGCCGGAGGATTGGCGGCGTACCGAGAAACTGGCGTACCTGGCGCATGCGGGCGACATCCGGGGCGTGGACTGGACGGACGTGACTCCGGACGACCACCACACGTGGCGCACCGAGGGGCTTCACGACGAGTTCGCCGCGTTCCCATCAATGGGCGATAAGGCTGTCAAGAGCGGACAAGACAACACAACGAACACACTATTCCGCCTCTATTCGCGCGGTGCCGAAACAACGCGCGACAGTTGGATGTATGACTTCGATGCCAGGCGCCTTGCCGAAAAGGCAGAGAGAATGTGCGGAGTCTACAACGCGGAAGTCGACCGATGGCGGCGCGAAGGCGGCAAAGGGGTGGACGTAGATAACTTCGTGCTATCCGACGAACGGGTCATCAAGTGGAGCAGTCGCCTCAAGGAGTGTTTGACACAGGGAACGTACGCGGGCTTCGAACCAGGCCATGTCCGCCGCGCTCTGTACCGCCCCTTCACGCGCCAGGCGCTCTACTTTGATCCCGTGATGACTCATCGCCAGGGGCTTTGGCCACGGATCTACCCGAATGCAGCGTCCGATGATCAGAATCGCTCTATTGGCATAACGGACCTAGGCTCAGAGAAGCCATTCATGGTCATGGTCTTCGACCGAATCGCTGACCTCCACTTGGTTGGTGCAGGCGCTAGTACGCAGTCCTTCCCCTTCTACACCTACGACGAGGACGGGACGAACCGGCGGGAGAACATCACGGACTGGGCGCTGGCGGAATACCGGTCGCGCTATGGGCCGGACGTCACGAAGTGGGACATCTTCCACTACCTCTACGGCATCCTGCACAGCCCCGCCTACCGCGAGACGTTCGCGCAAAACCTCAAGCGTGAGCTGCCGCGCATCCCCTACGTCGCAAACGCGGATCTCTTCACCGCCTTCCGGGCAGCCGGCGCCGCGCTCTGCGAACTCCACCTCGATTACGAGTCGCTGGAGCCGTGGCCCCTGAACAAGGTGGACGACAAGGACGTGCCGTTTACGTGGCGCGTGGAAAAGATGGCCCTCAGCAAGGACAAGGATGCGATCCAGGTGAACAAATCGCTTCGGCTCACCGGCGTGCCGGAGGACTGTTTCCGCTACCGTCTGGGCAACCGCAGCGCTCTCGACTGGGTCATCGACCAGTATCAGGTGAAGGCCGACAAGCGCACAGGCATCGTGAGCGACCCCAACCGGCCCGACGATCCCGAGTATATCGTCCGCCTCGTAGGCCAGGTCATCAGAGTGAGCGTGGAGACGGTGAAGATCGTCGAGTCCCTCCCGGCCCCCACAACCTTGTAGGCGCGCCCCTACCCGTTCCCCCTCGCCTCGCGGGCCGTCTGGCCGGAGGGATAGCGCTGCTGAGGATCCGGCCAATGTCAAATGGCCGATGACAAATGGCAGATTCCGCGCCTCCCAGCCCTTTCAAGGGCTTCGCCCGTACGGGCCGGGGACCACGGGGCCCGGAAACCGGCGAGACGCCCCCTCGCCCCCTCGCCCCCACCGGCATAGGTAATTCGGGCTACCAAGGTTAGGCCTAATTGCGGGGAAGTTGGCATGGAATAACTACCTGATACATCCCCCCGCCGCACCTGGGGGGCGAAAGGTGGTCTGCCCATGCGATTCCCGGCGCTGAAGCCGTCAGCCCCGCCGTCTGTGAATGACGTTCGGGGCCCCAATGCCGTCCCAACGACGGCAAAGCCCGACATCCTTGCCGTTACCGCAACCGCCGCCGGCGCATTGCTGCGCGCCGAAAACTCCGCCGCCGTCCTCCACGCCATCCTCACCGCCGCCATCGATCTTGGCGCGCCGCGTCCCCGCGCCGGTTTGTGGCGCGATGAAGAGAACGCCTATGCCATGTGGCAGATGGATGCGAACCGCACCCCTGTTGCCTGCGGCTCCGCGCCCGCGTCGCTCTATGCCGCGGCGGTAGCGCCGCCAAACGATCCCGCCGTGCCCGCGGCGCAGATCCCCATCTCCGCGCCCGGGCGGCGTTGGGGCATTCTCGACGTGGGCGCCCAGATCGAGGACGGCCCGTCGCTCGCGGCCCTCGGCATCATCGCTCTCCAGGCCGCTCTCGCGCTGGAACGCGCCGCCGGAGGAACGGTATCGCACGCCGGCGCGGGCCTGCTGAGCGCCGTGGAAGCATGGTGGAACTCAACAGACTCCGAATCGCTTCTCGCCCGGGCGCTCACGGACGTGGTGCGGATCACGGGGGCCGAGTCCTGCTCGGTCACCCTTCTCGACACCCAGCCGGGAACGGTGAGGTGTCTGTATAGCGAGGACCTTTCCGCCGAAGCACCCCCCACGGCCCTGCCCTGGAAATCGAGCGTAGACGGAAGGCGCAACAAAGACGCGGTTCTCCGCGTCATGCGCACCGGCCAGCCCGTCGCCTTCTGGTGGAACCCGGTCAGCGAGGCCCTCAAGGCCGGGATCATCCCGTCCGGACCGCAGGAAGGCTGCTACCTGGCGCACCCTCTGTCCGCCGCCGGCGCCGTATTCGGCGTGCTGGATATCTACGCGAAGACGCCGCGGGAGTTCGGCCCCAGGCAGGAAGAGGCGC
The DNA window shown above is from Armatimonadota bacterium and carries:
- a CDS encoding polymer-forming cytoskeletal protein, giving the protein MNKMITVLALGVALGMRALAQDPVAPPAARTDAPPSAEQIDRLNKQLEEMRKQLDATQAQIKTLKGSNATPETSTVAPEAPPAPPAPPAPAAVRVTRDSVSRLGGSYTVGEDETVTGDARVVGGELTVDGIVRGDASAIGGSVRINGEVDGDAIVTGGSMYLGPDAVVRGKVSVTGGSLNREEGSQIGGSVRVTGGSNAGGVPGPRGHLHPFESDGALFNGPFPLHLALMLLVVGALLLTACPKRIDTIGRAFINQPMYSLLVGLASIPLAIVLFFVSIITIVGPVLVTFAMIAAFIMGMVAISVMLGRRIALGKTYRSRLFPLIVGLGVWLLASAVSQSIGPALAVMSIATAVATMMALGAAIGTGWGKTPGWLKNRMEGNRGGTPWVDPNYTYAGTQDAYKDIA
- the murJ gene encoding murein biosynthesis integral membrane protein MurJ, with protein sequence MDLPSSGEGFEGEPDPSFSEGEAVATHQHRPTRTTQGVAGAGALMIVAALISRVLGMGREIAVAAQLGQGAWADVYKQAFMVPDLLFILLSSGALASVFVPVFTEYLEQDDRKRAWYFFSNAVTIVFLAITAFVILGEIFIHPLTALVNQGWVKHHQTDKLLETARLTRIVLPAQVCFFVGSILISVQYAHKHFARPALGSMVYNAFIIAFGLALAGGNPLTRAMGWPNGLGPAGFSWGALVGAFVGNIAVQVSGVRRIGGHYRPIIDWKDPGVHTFMRLMVPIIFTLSLPQLDMQVNKFFATYLQDGSVASLDYANRLMQLPLGILAQAAAIAIFPFIAGQAARKDMVGLKRSINMSVRAITAMTVPASALMIVLAEPIVRIIYQHGKFVAADTQWTAGVLVCYSVGIAAWSATTVLSRGFYALQDTWTPMSTGTVVTFLFVLMNLAVVQRFQDRGLAASTTVAAAVFALALFWRLQKRLGGMNGMLIVSSLLKVTFASAVMAAPAYGLRLLLTHLLTPNRPDTTTVMTTGPTIAIVTICAAVGLAIYAVMLWVMKVDEAKFMFDKIAGRFGRRRATA
- the rpsT gene encoding 30S ribosomal protein S20 — protein: MPNIKSSKKDVIRSRERQLRNKSAKSAIKTAVKKSRAAIAGDDLAVAVQKVHDAQALISKTASRGIIHKNAAARRTSRLMKRLAATQKAAA
- a CDS encoding GNAT family protein produces the protein MHLTTERLVLREFQHTDFEAVHTYGSDPEVTRYTSFGPNTPAETEDFLTRAAGAALVAPRRSYDLAIVRISDRALIGGVGLRLGGTGLVDGCGTSSTYRGELGYVLRADAWGQGYAAEAGRAMVGFGFRRLGLHRIFAECHSANAASERVMEKIGMRREGLLREHALIKGEWWDVVVCGILRDEWGCQ
- a CDS encoding DinB family protein, with product MPSEIETGYVTSWDELKEALDGIGADEAAAFRHPHWPKHDDWAGDDGSISGIVFHVAAWKETYAEGLETGAWGDEKAVKPDTDSWPGRLQWLEAQHERLLAALRHLEQDEATSVLISDRPYTLAAIYHDSMGHHDVYHAAQINYLRQRYAAERG
- the rplS gene encoding 50S ribosomal protein L19, with translation MNVIQELEREECARLKESVPAFGAGDTVKVYYKVVEGGKERLQAFEGVVLKRQDCSVRTTFTVRKISHAQVGVERTFPLYSPKIDRIEVLRRGRVRRARLFYLRGRTGRAARIKELRTPR
- the lepB gene encoding signal peptidase I yields the protein MTDTIFDWLANLPFVTVLFIAVVLYALDTYIKRSGSIPPVVRKGFGELVESLLFAWVVVFLILKPFFMQAFYIPSESMVPTLEKLDRLLVAKVPFWYRGPERGEILVFKAPQNADQDGIQRDFIKRCIGLPGETLQVRANNVFINGTKLDEPYVAQDSNTDFGPPARPNVDNFGPIVIPAGHYFMMGDNRRNSMDSRYWGPLDRNRIVGRAWVRFWPLGKIGMMRTPPYTVPEKPQPALGIPVVMH
- a CDS encoding ribonuclease HII, with protein sequence MPRESKSQRSRITLPPPHFAFERDALSNGFRRVAGVDEAGRGPLAGPVVAASVILPEGFDLDGVNDSKALSSARREALYGSLADRVPWAVGIASVEEIDRLNILKATHLAMRRALEALQPRPDFALVDGLAVKGLPIPHLPIVKGDCRCLSIAAASIIAKVTRDRLMRDLHACYPAYGFDRHKGYGTPEHLRALEEHGPCPAHRRSFAPVSSFEFRVPSSELSVSSSEFRVPSQPSRNSEPGTRNPRAALGAEGERRAALALQAAGYEVLERNARVSHDELDIICRHGEAWVFVEVKTRRGDGYGAPDEAVTQRKQGKLTRAALAWLEAHGIEDPEWRFDVVTVRLQNGAPPRIEIIVNAF
- a CDS encoding type ISP restriction/modification enzyme → MRININDLAFGTYYTALEDYRERGFTREQTVRLAFITLLETLSRKAGWTLALEHRLANGKIPDGTLFDEFRIPRGYWEAKDEDDDLETEIARKIALKYPTTNIVFEDSRRAVLYQNGKRVMEADLSQKHELAAALTLFFTWTEADIENFETAVVEFKDRIPDLAQGLMKQIEAERAGGNKQFTRAFGEFHDLCRSALNPTITAGAIEEMLVQHLLTERLFRTVFQNPDFTRRNVIASEIERVIGALTSRSFNRQDFLGKLDYFYVAIEEAARGLEGFGDKQGFLNTVYERFFQGFSVKQADTHGIVYTPQEIVDFMCASVDEVLKEEFGKSLSDEGVVILDPCVGTGNFIVNILNRIHGPDLARKYRDELFCNEIMLLPYYIASLNIEHAYYERTGEYAPFEGICFTDTLDLGKTQPTLDFSAANSARVLRQEQARVIVLIGNPPYNVGQQNENDNNKNRKYPGIEARIRETYVKESHATNTRALGDPYVKFFRWAKDRLQGRDGVVCFVSNNSFADEIAFDGMRAHMERDFTSIWHVDLHGNVRKNPKISGTSHNVFGIQVGVGITVAVKNSAAEGMRIRYHRVPEDWRRTEKLAYLAHAGDIRGVDWTDVTPDDHHTWRTEGLHDEFAAFPSMGDKAVKSGQDNTTNTLFRLYSRGAETTRDSWMYDFDARRLAEKAERMCGVYNAEVDRWRREGGKGVDVDNFVLSDERVIKWSSRLKECLTQGTYAGFEPGHVRRALYRPFTRQALYFDPVMTHRQGLWPRIYPNAASDDQNRSIGITDLGSEKPFMVMVFDRIADLHLVGAGASTQSFPFYTYDEDGTNRRENITDWALAEYRSRYGPDVTKWDIFHYLYGILHSPAYRETFAQNLKRELPRIPYVANADLFTAFRAAGAALCELHLDYESLEPWPLNKVDDKDVPFTWRVEKMALSKDKDAIQVNKSLRLTGVPEDCFRYRLGNRSALDWVIDQYQVKADKRTGIVSDPNRPDDPEYIVRLVGQVIRVSVETVKIVESLPAPTTL